In Drosophila gunungcola strain Sukarami chromosome 2R unlocalized genomic scaffold, Dgunungcola_SK_2 000020F, whole genome shotgun sequence, a single window of DNA contains:
- the LOC128256497 gene encoding aspartyl/asparaginyl beta-hydroxylase isoform X5: MSGDVQPRKRKDKRRKRYDDESSHGVHITKMGNEDLHLHVHHEHGTGGHWCAKIIFFALMAVLLGLVGLIIMENRGLEDLDTPLSESRFSKVFDGWVDEHRDDHDAHGAHEPSGEALDDHDDHDEHDDHDDHDDHDEEEEEPLSEELEDEIEEEEEEPAEEEEPEADEEDEEDEDEDNNAGENITAEDAEEDEEEDNEEEGTVEATVEATTEATTEATAEYEAEDEEEEEAEADEDAVESAEVPPSEAEEQEEEDEDEEDHEEQEVEESVEPPRSQSAAQSSPAPDDNDDDDEDEEQNNDDADDDFESLDQQFENDPEEQEPKQAVDSQEDQDQDKDADEEPEEEGSSWLASLAVKFGVGVALALVSRLVLIRKSPNTTEDEPTPEAIMRRRLTIATAEDHIPDDVEELPLLDDEYSEEEIEIEEEIEVEISDIEEDEDEEEEEVRHDSDDNLASMASYVPETFEQLSAMYKVAQEPPKESKPEQKEKEKDKEKEKEKVMEKEPDQQAGPSDIYVEYENGPCEDYDSDEEITDEEDEISDVDDADLMSRLEAKYGRLTVQKNDSYPDSDDSDWEQINPNEAAPVAAEKEDPFEQELRKANEEMIRENYAQALRSFNTLTTNFAHEPLAHLGRARVLELLSKEERSNQRLWEAIDAYKRYLAFGELVISDQDFTSAGESCIENLRFLGYHRQATTIHELLINRLPKDPRLRNQLSLTHLMVNNLQQVEKVAEETLKDWPANAVAQLHYGLALRQLRGDYEKALPYLKYAVESQEEGTQEAFFYLSLGETLQRLSRQSEALDVYRKGVAKGFFASLYQRSLYNEPRLKAQPFWQPTETGYERQLEKLQLNWRAIRDEGLALLGRNGFFEDEAEQLRDKGVWQQFELYAQGRRVKDNCRRTPITCSLLQEFPESGGCRRGQVKFSVMQAKTHVWSHCGPTNCRLRAHLTLVAPEPEKTSLRVAEQERTWREGELFIFDDSFEHEVWHNGTHARLVLILDMWHPDLTPTQRRSLTPI; encoded by the exons ATGTCGGGCGATGTGCAGCCGCGAAAGCGAAAGGATAAGCGCCGGAAACGCT ATGACGACGAATCTTCGCACGGCGTTCACATTACGAAGATGGGAAACGAAGATCTCCACTTGCACGTCCACCACGAACACGGAACCGGGGGTCACTGGTGTGCCAAGATCATATTCTTCGCTCTAATGGCCGTGCTGCTGGGATTGGTGGGTCTGATCATCATGGAGAACCGTGGACTGGAGGATC TGGACACTCCATTGTCGGAGTCCCGTTTCTCCAAAGTCTTTGATGGTTGGGTGGATGAACATCGAGATGACCACGATGCCCACGGTGCGCATGAACCCTCGGGAGAAGCCTTGGATGATCACGACGATCACGATGAGCACGATGATCATGATGATCATGATGATCATGATGAAGAAG AAGAAGAACCCTTATCGGAAGAACTAGAAGATGAAATTGAAGAAGAGGAAGAGGAACCAGCTGAGGAGGAGGAACCAGAAGCAGATGAAGAAGATGAGGAGGACGAAGATGAGGACAATAATGCGGGTGAAAACATAACCGCCGAAGATGCAGAGGAAGATGAAGAGGAGGACAACGAGGAAGAAGGCACTGTGGAGGCCACTGTAGAAGCCACGACTGAAGCCACCACGGAAGCCACCGCCGAATATGAAGCTGAAGATGAAGAAGAGGAGGAAGCTGAAGCTGATGAAGACGCAGTAGAATCCGCCGAAGTCCCACCATCAGAAGCTGAAGAG CAGGAAgaggaggatgaggacgaggaggacCATGAGGAGCAGGAAGTCGAAGAGTCCGTTGAGCCGCCAAGATCTCAATCTGCAGCACAAAGTTCTCCCGCCCCAGATGAtaacgatgatgatgacgaaGATGAG GAACAAAACAATGACGATGCAGATGACGACTTTGAGTCGCTGGATCAGCAGTTTGAAAACGATCCCGAGGAACAGGAGCCAAAACAAGCAGTAGATAGCCAGGAAGATCAGGATCAGGACAAGGATGCTGACGAGGAGCCCGAAGAAGAGGGCTCCTCTTGGTTGGCCTCAC TTGCCGTTAAATTTGGCGTTGGCGTTGCACTTGCCTTAGTTTCACGCCTTGTATTGATAAGGAAAAGTCCAAATACAA CTGAGGATGAGCCCACACCAGAGGCCATAATGAGGCGGAGATTGACGATTGCCACGGCCGAGGATCACATACCGGACGATGTGGAGGAGCTGCCCCTGCTGGACGATG AATACTCCGAGGAGGAAATCGAAATCGAGGAGGAGATCGAGGTGGAGATCAGCGACAtcgaggaggacgaggacgaggaggaggaagaggtACGACACGATAGCGACGACAATTTGGCCTCCATGGCCAGTTATGTGCCCGAGACCTTTGAGCAACTGAGCGCCATGTATAAGGTTGCCCAGGAGCCGCCAAAGGAATCAAAACCCGAGCAGAAAGAGAAGGAAAAGGATAAGGAGAAGGAAAAGGAGAAGGTGATGGAAAAGGAACCGGACCAGCAGGCCGGTCCAAGCGATATCTATGTGGAGTACGAGAATGGTCCCTGCGAGGACTACGATAGCGATGAAGAGATCACCGACGAGGAGGACGAGATCTCCGACGTGGACGACGCCGATCTGATGAGCCGGCTGGAGGCCAAGTACGGCCGCCTGACCGTCCAGAAAAACGACAGTTATCCTGATTCCGACGACTCCGACTGGGAAC AAATCAATCCGAATGAAGCTGCCCCTGTTGCGGCAGAAAAGGAGGATCCTTTTGAGCAGGAGTTGCGAAAGGCCAACGAGGAGATGATTAGGGAG AACTATGCCCAAGCCCTGCGATCCTTTAACACGCTCACCACCAACTTTGCCCACGAGCCATTGGCCCATTTGGGAAGAGCCCGAGTCCTGGAGCTTCTGTCCAAGGAGGAGAGAAGCAACCAGCGCCTGTGGGAAGCCATCGATGCCTACAAGAGATACTTGGCCTTTGGCGAGCTGGTCATCAGTGACCAGGACTTCACGTCTGCCGGCGAAAGCTGCATTGAGAATTTGAGATTTTTGG GCTACCACCGCCAAGCGACCACAATTCATGAGCTGCTCATCAATCGTTTGCCCAAGGATCCGCGACTGCGTAACCAACTCTCACTCACCCATCTCATGGTCAACAA TCTTCAGCAGGTCGAAAAGGTGGCTGAGGAGACCCTGAAAGATTGGCCCGCCAATGCTGTGGCACAACTGCATTACGGATTGGCTCTCAGGCAGCTTCGTGGGGACTACGAGAAGGCTTTGCCCTACCTGAAATATGCGGTGGAGTCCCAGGAAGAGGGCACCCAGGAGGCTTTCTTCTACTTGTCGCTGGGCGAGACTCTACAGCGCTTGTCCAGGCAGTCTGAAGCGTTGGATGTTTATAGAAAGGGTGTGGCCAAGGGGTTCTTTGCCAGCCTCTACCAGAGATCACTGTACAATGAGCCCAGGCTGAAGGCACAGCCTTTTTGGCAGCCCACAGAGACGGGCTACGAACGGCAGTTGGAGAAATTGCAGCTCAATTGGCGCGCCATTCGGGATGAGGGGCTGGCCCTGCTGGGAAGAAATGGTTTCTTCGAGGATGAAGCGGAACAGCTGCGCGACAAAGGAGTCTGGCAGCAATTCGAGCTGTATGCCCAAGGTCGCCGGGTGAAGGACAACTGCCGCAGGACCCCCATCACCTGTAGCCTGCTGCAGGAGTTCCCCGAATCCGGTGGCTGTCGTCGCGGCCAGGTCAAGTTCAGTGTGATGCAGGCCAAGACGCATGTGTGGTCGCACTGTGGACCCACCAATTGCCGCCTGAGAGCGCACCTCACGCTAGTTGCTCCAGAGCCGGAAAAAACCTCTCTACGAGTGGCAGAGCAGGAAAG AACTTGGCGTGAGGGCGAGCTGTTTATATTCGACGACAGCTTCGAGCATGAGGTGTGGCACAATGGAACTCATGCCCGCCTGGTGCTCATCTTGGACATGTGGCATCCGGATCTGACTCCCACACAGCGCCGCAGCTTAACACCCATTTGA
- the LOC128256497 gene encoding aspartyl/asparaginyl beta-hydroxylase isoform X1, with translation MSGDVQPRKRKDKRRKRYDRKSEGDVTVLRQSSFQDDDESSHGVHITKMGNEDLHLHVHHEHGTGGHWCAKIIFFALMAVLLGLVGLIIMENRGLEDLDTPLSESRFSKVFDGWVDEHRDDHDAHGAHEPSGEALDDHDDHDEHDDHDDHDDHDEEEEEPLSEELEDEIEEEEEEPAEEEEPEADEEDEEDEDEDNNAGENITAEDAEEDEEEDNEEEGTVEATVEATTEATTEATAEYEAEDEEEEEAEADEDAVESAEVPPSEAEEQEEEDEDEEDHEEQEVEESVEPPRSQSAAQSSPAPDDNDDDDEDEEQNNDDADDDFESLDQQFENDPEEQEPKQAVDSQEDQDQDKDADEEPEEEGSSWLASQINPNEAAPVAAEKEDPFEQELRKANEEMIRENYAQALRSFNTLTTNFAHEPLAHLGRARVLELLSKEERSNQRLWEAIDAYKRYLAFGELVISDQDFTSAGESCIENLRFLGYHRQATTIHELLINRLPKDPRLRNQLSLTHLMVNNLQQVEKVAEETLKDWPANAVAQLHYGLALRQLRGDYEKALPYLKYAVESQEEGTQEAFFYLSLGETLQRLSRQSEALDVYRKGVAKGFFASLYQRSLYNEPRLKAQPFWQPTETGYERQLEKLQLNWRAIRDEGLALLGRNGFFEDEAEQLRDKGVWQQFELYAQGRRVKDNCRRTPITCSLLQEFPESGGCRRGQVKFSVMQAKTHVWSHCGPTNCRLRAHLTLVAPEPEKTSLRVAEQERTWREGELFIFDDSFEHEVWHNGTHARLVLILDMWHPDLTPTQRRSLTPI, from the exons ATGTCGGGCGATGTGCAGCCGCGAAAGCGAAAGGATAAGCGCCGGAAACGCT ATGATCGCAAGTCCGAGGGCGATGTGACTGTTCTCCGTCAGTCCAGCTTTCAAG ATGACGACGAATCTTCGCACGGCGTTCACATTACGAAGATGGGAAACGAAGATCTCCACTTGCACGTCCACCACGAACACGGAACCGGGGGTCACTGGTGTGCCAAGATCATATTCTTCGCTCTAATGGCCGTGCTGCTGGGATTGGTGGGTCTGATCATCATGGAGAACCGTGGACTGGAGGATC TGGACACTCCATTGTCGGAGTCCCGTTTCTCCAAAGTCTTTGATGGTTGGGTGGATGAACATCGAGATGACCACGATGCCCACGGTGCGCATGAACCCTCGGGAGAAGCCTTGGATGATCACGACGATCACGATGAGCACGATGATCATGATGATCATGATGATCATGATGAAGAAG AAGAAGAACCCTTATCGGAAGAACTAGAAGATGAAATTGAAGAAGAGGAAGAGGAACCAGCTGAGGAGGAGGAACCAGAAGCAGATGAAGAAGATGAGGAGGACGAAGATGAGGACAATAATGCGGGTGAAAACATAACCGCCGAAGATGCAGAGGAAGATGAAGAGGAGGACAACGAGGAAGAAGGCACTGTGGAGGCCACTGTAGAAGCCACGACTGAAGCCACCACGGAAGCCACCGCCGAATATGAAGCTGAAGATGAAGAAGAGGAGGAAGCTGAAGCTGATGAAGACGCAGTAGAATCCGCCGAAGTCCCACCATCAGAAGCTGAAGAG CAGGAAgaggaggatgaggacgaggaggacCATGAGGAGCAGGAAGTCGAAGAGTCCGTTGAGCCGCCAAGATCTCAATCTGCAGCACAAAGTTCTCCCGCCCCAGATGAtaacgatgatgatgacgaaGATGAG GAACAAAACAATGACGATGCAGATGACGACTTTGAGTCGCTGGATCAGCAGTTTGAAAACGATCCCGAGGAACAGGAGCCAAAACAAGCAGTAGATAGCCAGGAAGATCAGGATCAGGACAAGGATGCTGACGAGGAGCCCGAAGAAGAGGGCTCCTCTTGGTTGGCCTCAC AAATCAATCCGAATGAAGCTGCCCCTGTTGCGGCAGAAAAGGAGGATCCTTTTGAGCAGGAGTTGCGAAAGGCCAACGAGGAGATGATTAGGGAG AACTATGCCCAAGCCCTGCGATCCTTTAACACGCTCACCACCAACTTTGCCCACGAGCCATTGGCCCATTTGGGAAGAGCCCGAGTCCTGGAGCTTCTGTCCAAGGAGGAGAGAAGCAACCAGCGCCTGTGGGAAGCCATCGATGCCTACAAGAGATACTTGGCCTTTGGCGAGCTGGTCATCAGTGACCAGGACTTCACGTCTGCCGGCGAAAGCTGCATTGAGAATTTGAGATTTTTGG GCTACCACCGCCAAGCGACCACAATTCATGAGCTGCTCATCAATCGTTTGCCCAAGGATCCGCGACTGCGTAACCAACTCTCACTCACCCATCTCATGGTCAACAA TCTTCAGCAGGTCGAAAAGGTGGCTGAGGAGACCCTGAAAGATTGGCCCGCCAATGCTGTGGCACAACTGCATTACGGATTGGCTCTCAGGCAGCTTCGTGGGGACTACGAGAAGGCTTTGCCCTACCTGAAATATGCGGTGGAGTCCCAGGAAGAGGGCACCCAGGAGGCTTTCTTCTACTTGTCGCTGGGCGAGACTCTACAGCGCTTGTCCAGGCAGTCTGAAGCGTTGGATGTTTATAGAAAGGGTGTGGCCAAGGGGTTCTTTGCCAGCCTCTACCAGAGATCACTGTACAATGAGCCCAGGCTGAAGGCACAGCCTTTTTGGCAGCCCACAGAGACGGGCTACGAACGGCAGTTGGAGAAATTGCAGCTCAATTGGCGCGCCATTCGGGATGAGGGGCTGGCCCTGCTGGGAAGAAATGGTTTCTTCGAGGATGAAGCGGAACAGCTGCGCGACAAAGGAGTCTGGCAGCAATTCGAGCTGTATGCCCAAGGTCGCCGGGTGAAGGACAACTGCCGCAGGACCCCCATCACCTGTAGCCTGCTGCAGGAGTTCCCCGAATCCGGTGGCTGTCGTCGCGGCCAGGTCAAGTTCAGTGTGATGCAGGCCAAGACGCATGTGTGGTCGCACTGTGGACCCACCAATTGCCGCCTGAGAGCGCACCTCACGCTAGTTGCTCCAGAGCCGGAAAAAACCTCTCTACGAGTGGCAGAGCAGGAAAG AACTTGGCGTGAGGGCGAGCTGTTTATATTCGACGACAGCTTCGAGCATGAGGTGTGGCACAATGGAACTCATGCCCGCCTGGTGCTCATCTTGGACATGTGGCATCCGGATCTGACTCCCACACAGCGCCGCAGCTTAACACCCATTTGA
- the LOC128256497 gene encoding aspartyl/asparaginyl beta-hydroxylase isoform X2 — translation MSGDVQPRKRKDKRRKRYDDESSHGVHITKMGNEDLHLHVHHEHGTGGHWCAKIIFFALMAVLLGLVGLIIMENRGLEDLDTPLSESRFSKVFDGWVDEHRDDHDAHGAHEPSGEALDDHDDHDEHDDHDDHDDHDEEEEEPLSEELEDEIEEEEEEPAEEEEPEADEEDEEDEDEDNNAGENITAEDAEEDEEEDNEEEGTVEATVEATTEATTEATAEYEAEDEEEEEAEADEDAVESAEVPPSEAEEQEEEDEDEEDHEEQEVEESVEPPRSQSAAQSSPAPDDNDDDDEDEEQNNDDADDDFESLDQQFENDPEEQEPKQAVDSQEDQDQDKDADEEPEEEGSSWLASQINPNEAAPVAAEKEDPFEQELRKANEEMIRENYAQALRSFNTLTTNFAHEPLAHLGRARVLELLSKEERSNQRLWEAIDAYKRYLAFGELVISDQDFTSAGESCIENLRFLGYHRQATTIHELLINRLPKDPRLRNQLSLTHLMVNNLQQVEKVAEETLKDWPANAVAQLHYGLALRQLRGDYEKALPYLKYAVESQEEGTQEAFFYLSLGETLQRLSRQSEALDVYRKGVAKGFFASLYQRSLYNEPRLKAQPFWQPTETGYERQLEKLQLNWRAIRDEGLALLGRNGFFEDEAEQLRDKGVWQQFELYAQGRRVKDNCRRTPITCSLLQEFPESGGCRRGQVKFSVMQAKTHVWSHCGPTNCRLRAHLTLVAPEPEKTSLRVAEQERTWREGELFIFDDSFEHEVWHNGTHARLVLILDMWHPDLTPTQRRSLTPI, via the exons ATGTCGGGCGATGTGCAGCCGCGAAAGCGAAAGGATAAGCGCCGGAAACGCT ATGACGACGAATCTTCGCACGGCGTTCACATTACGAAGATGGGAAACGAAGATCTCCACTTGCACGTCCACCACGAACACGGAACCGGGGGTCACTGGTGTGCCAAGATCATATTCTTCGCTCTAATGGCCGTGCTGCTGGGATTGGTGGGTCTGATCATCATGGAGAACCGTGGACTGGAGGATC TGGACACTCCATTGTCGGAGTCCCGTTTCTCCAAAGTCTTTGATGGTTGGGTGGATGAACATCGAGATGACCACGATGCCCACGGTGCGCATGAACCCTCGGGAGAAGCCTTGGATGATCACGACGATCACGATGAGCACGATGATCATGATGATCATGATGATCATGATGAAGAAG AAGAAGAACCCTTATCGGAAGAACTAGAAGATGAAATTGAAGAAGAGGAAGAGGAACCAGCTGAGGAGGAGGAACCAGAAGCAGATGAAGAAGATGAGGAGGACGAAGATGAGGACAATAATGCGGGTGAAAACATAACCGCCGAAGATGCAGAGGAAGATGAAGAGGAGGACAACGAGGAAGAAGGCACTGTGGAGGCCACTGTAGAAGCCACGACTGAAGCCACCACGGAAGCCACCGCCGAATATGAAGCTGAAGATGAAGAAGAGGAGGAAGCTGAAGCTGATGAAGACGCAGTAGAATCCGCCGAAGTCCCACCATCAGAAGCTGAAGAG CAGGAAgaggaggatgaggacgaggaggacCATGAGGAGCAGGAAGTCGAAGAGTCCGTTGAGCCGCCAAGATCTCAATCTGCAGCACAAAGTTCTCCCGCCCCAGATGAtaacgatgatgatgacgaaGATGAG GAACAAAACAATGACGATGCAGATGACGACTTTGAGTCGCTGGATCAGCAGTTTGAAAACGATCCCGAGGAACAGGAGCCAAAACAAGCAGTAGATAGCCAGGAAGATCAGGATCAGGACAAGGATGCTGACGAGGAGCCCGAAGAAGAGGGCTCCTCTTGGTTGGCCTCAC AAATCAATCCGAATGAAGCTGCCCCTGTTGCGGCAGAAAAGGAGGATCCTTTTGAGCAGGAGTTGCGAAAGGCCAACGAGGAGATGATTAGGGAG AACTATGCCCAAGCCCTGCGATCCTTTAACACGCTCACCACCAACTTTGCCCACGAGCCATTGGCCCATTTGGGAAGAGCCCGAGTCCTGGAGCTTCTGTCCAAGGAGGAGAGAAGCAACCAGCGCCTGTGGGAAGCCATCGATGCCTACAAGAGATACTTGGCCTTTGGCGAGCTGGTCATCAGTGACCAGGACTTCACGTCTGCCGGCGAAAGCTGCATTGAGAATTTGAGATTTTTGG GCTACCACCGCCAAGCGACCACAATTCATGAGCTGCTCATCAATCGTTTGCCCAAGGATCCGCGACTGCGTAACCAACTCTCACTCACCCATCTCATGGTCAACAA TCTTCAGCAGGTCGAAAAGGTGGCTGAGGAGACCCTGAAAGATTGGCCCGCCAATGCTGTGGCACAACTGCATTACGGATTGGCTCTCAGGCAGCTTCGTGGGGACTACGAGAAGGCTTTGCCCTACCTGAAATATGCGGTGGAGTCCCAGGAAGAGGGCACCCAGGAGGCTTTCTTCTACTTGTCGCTGGGCGAGACTCTACAGCGCTTGTCCAGGCAGTCTGAAGCGTTGGATGTTTATAGAAAGGGTGTGGCCAAGGGGTTCTTTGCCAGCCTCTACCAGAGATCACTGTACAATGAGCCCAGGCTGAAGGCACAGCCTTTTTGGCAGCCCACAGAGACGGGCTACGAACGGCAGTTGGAGAAATTGCAGCTCAATTGGCGCGCCATTCGGGATGAGGGGCTGGCCCTGCTGGGAAGAAATGGTTTCTTCGAGGATGAAGCGGAACAGCTGCGCGACAAAGGAGTCTGGCAGCAATTCGAGCTGTATGCCCAAGGTCGCCGGGTGAAGGACAACTGCCGCAGGACCCCCATCACCTGTAGCCTGCTGCAGGAGTTCCCCGAATCCGGTGGCTGTCGTCGCGGCCAGGTCAAGTTCAGTGTGATGCAGGCCAAGACGCATGTGTGGTCGCACTGTGGACCCACCAATTGCCGCCTGAGAGCGCACCTCACGCTAGTTGCTCCAGAGCCGGAAAAAACCTCTCTACGAGTGGCAGAGCAGGAAAG AACTTGGCGTGAGGGCGAGCTGTTTATATTCGACGACAGCTTCGAGCATGAGGTGTGGCACAATGGAACTCATGCCCGCCTGGTGCTCATCTTGGACATGTGGCATCCGGATCTGACTCCCACACAGCGCCGCAGCTTAACACCCATTTGA
- the LOC128256497 gene encoding uncharacterized protein LOC128256497 isoform X3, producing MSGDVQPRKRKDKRRKRYDRKSEGDVTVLRQSSFQDDDESSHGVHITKMGNEDLHLHVHHEHGTGGHWCAKIIFFALMAVLLGLVGLIIMENRGLEDLDTPLSESRFSKVFDGWVDEHRDDHDAHGAHEPSGEALDDHDDHDEHDDHDDHDDHDEEEEEPLSEELEDEIEEEEEEPAEEEEPEADEEDEEDEDEDNNAGENITAEDAEEDEEEDNEEEGTVEATVEATTEATTEATAEYEAEDEEEEEAEADEDAVESAEVPPSEAEEQEEEDEDEEDHEEQEVEESVEPPRSQSAAQSSPAPDDNDDDDEDEEQNNDDADDDFESLDQQFENDPEEQEPKQAVDSQEDQDQDKDADEEPEEEGSSWLASQINPNEAAPVAAEKEDPFEQELRKANEEMIRENYAQALRSFNTLTTNFAHEPLAHLGRARVLELLSKEERSNQRLWEAIDAYKRYLAFGELVISDQDFTSAGESCIENLRFLGYHRQATTIHELLINRLPKDPRLRNQLSLTHLMVNK from the exons ATGTCGGGCGATGTGCAGCCGCGAAAGCGAAAGGATAAGCGCCGGAAACGCT ATGATCGCAAGTCCGAGGGCGATGTGACTGTTCTCCGTCAGTCCAGCTTTCAAG ATGACGACGAATCTTCGCACGGCGTTCACATTACGAAGATGGGAAACGAAGATCTCCACTTGCACGTCCACCACGAACACGGAACCGGGGGTCACTGGTGTGCCAAGATCATATTCTTCGCTCTAATGGCCGTGCTGCTGGGATTGGTGGGTCTGATCATCATGGAGAACCGTGGACTGGAGGATC TGGACACTCCATTGTCGGAGTCCCGTTTCTCCAAAGTCTTTGATGGTTGGGTGGATGAACATCGAGATGACCACGATGCCCACGGTGCGCATGAACCCTCGGGAGAAGCCTTGGATGATCACGACGATCACGATGAGCACGATGATCATGATGATCATGATGATCATGATGAAGAAG AAGAAGAACCCTTATCGGAAGAACTAGAAGATGAAATTGAAGAAGAGGAAGAGGAACCAGCTGAGGAGGAGGAACCAGAAGCAGATGAAGAAGATGAGGAGGACGAAGATGAGGACAATAATGCGGGTGAAAACATAACCGCCGAAGATGCAGAGGAAGATGAAGAGGAGGACAACGAGGAAGAAGGCACTGTGGAGGCCACTGTAGAAGCCACGACTGAAGCCACCACGGAAGCCACCGCCGAATATGAAGCTGAAGATGAAGAAGAGGAGGAAGCTGAAGCTGATGAAGACGCAGTAGAATCCGCCGAAGTCCCACCATCAGAAGCTGAAGAG CAGGAAgaggaggatgaggacgaggaggacCATGAGGAGCAGGAAGTCGAAGAGTCCGTTGAGCCGCCAAGATCTCAATCTGCAGCACAAAGTTCTCCCGCCCCAGATGAtaacgatgatgatgacgaaGATGAG GAACAAAACAATGACGATGCAGATGACGACTTTGAGTCGCTGGATCAGCAGTTTGAAAACGATCCCGAGGAACAGGAGCCAAAACAAGCAGTAGATAGCCAGGAAGATCAGGATCAGGACAAGGATGCTGACGAGGAGCCCGAAGAAGAGGGCTCCTCTTGGTTGGCCTCAC AAATCAATCCGAATGAAGCTGCCCCTGTTGCGGCAGAAAAGGAGGATCCTTTTGAGCAGGAGTTGCGAAAGGCCAACGAGGAGATGATTAGGGAG AACTATGCCCAAGCCCTGCGATCCTTTAACACGCTCACCACCAACTTTGCCCACGAGCCATTGGCCCATTTGGGAAGAGCCCGAGTCCTGGAGCTTCTGTCCAAGGAGGAGAGAAGCAACCAGCGCCTGTGGGAAGCCATCGATGCCTACAAGAGATACTTGGCCTTTGGCGAGCTGGTCATCAGTGACCAGGACTTCACGTCTGCCGGCGAAAGCTGCATTGAGAATTTGAGATTTTTGG GCTACCACCGCCAAGCGACCACAATTCATGAGCTGCTCATCAATCGTTTGCCCAAGGATCCGCGACTGCGTAACCAACTCTCACTCACCCATCTCATGGTCAACAAGTAG
- the LOC128256497 gene encoding sarcoplasmic reticulum histidine-rich calcium-binding protein isoform X4, translating to MSGDVQPRKRKDKRRKRYDRKSEGDVTVLRQSSFQDDDESSHGVHITKMGNEDLHLHVHHEHGTGGHWCAKIIFFALMAVLLGLVGLIIMENRGLEDLDTPLSESRFSKVFDGWVDEHRDDHDAHGAHEPSGEALDDHDDHDEHDDHDDHDDHDEEEEEPLSEELEDEIEEEEEEPAEEEEPEADEEDEEDEDEDNNAGENITAEDAEEDEEEDNEEEGTVEATVEATTEATTEATAEYEAEDEEEEEAEADEDAVESAEVPPSEAEEQEEEDEDEEDHEEQEVEESVEPPRSQSAAQSSPAPDDNDDDDEDEEQNNDDADDDFESLDQQFENDPEEQEPKQAVDSQEDQDQDKDADEEPEEEGSSWLASQINPNEAAPVAAEKEDPFEQELRKANEEMIRELNNH from the exons ATGTCGGGCGATGTGCAGCCGCGAAAGCGAAAGGATAAGCGCCGGAAACGCT ATGATCGCAAGTCCGAGGGCGATGTGACTGTTCTCCGTCAGTCCAGCTTTCAAG ATGACGACGAATCTTCGCACGGCGTTCACATTACGAAGATGGGAAACGAAGATCTCCACTTGCACGTCCACCACGAACACGGAACCGGGGGTCACTGGTGTGCCAAGATCATATTCTTCGCTCTAATGGCCGTGCTGCTGGGATTGGTGGGTCTGATCATCATGGAGAACCGTGGACTGGAGGATC TGGACACTCCATTGTCGGAGTCCCGTTTCTCCAAAGTCTTTGATGGTTGGGTGGATGAACATCGAGATGACCACGATGCCCACGGTGCGCATGAACCCTCGGGAGAAGCCTTGGATGATCACGACGATCACGATGAGCACGATGATCATGATGATCATGATGATCATGATGAAGAAG AAGAAGAACCCTTATCGGAAGAACTAGAAGATGAAATTGAAGAAGAGGAAGAGGAACCAGCTGAGGAGGAGGAACCAGAAGCAGATGAAGAAGATGAGGAGGACGAAGATGAGGACAATAATGCGGGTGAAAACATAACCGCCGAAGATGCAGAGGAAGATGAAGAGGAGGACAACGAGGAAGAAGGCACTGTGGAGGCCACTGTAGAAGCCACGACTGAAGCCACCACGGAAGCCACCGCCGAATATGAAGCTGAAGATGAAGAAGAGGAGGAAGCTGAAGCTGATGAAGACGCAGTAGAATCCGCCGAAGTCCCACCATCAGAAGCTGAAGAG CAGGAAgaggaggatgaggacgaggaggacCATGAGGAGCAGGAAGTCGAAGAGTCCGTTGAGCCGCCAAGATCTCAATCTGCAGCACAAAGTTCTCCCGCCCCAGATGAtaacgatgatgatgacgaaGATGAG GAACAAAACAATGACGATGCAGATGACGACTTTGAGTCGCTGGATCAGCAGTTTGAAAACGATCCCGAGGAACAGGAGCCAAAACAAGCAGTAGATAGCCAGGAAGATCAGGATCAGGACAAGGATGCTGACGAGGAGCCCGAAGAAGAGGGCTCCTCTTGGTTGGCCTCAC AAATCAATCCGAATGAAGCTGCCCCTGTTGCGGCAGAAAAGGAGGATCCTTTTGAGCAGGAGTTGCGAAAGGCCAACGAGGAGATGATTAGGGAG CTCAACAATCACTAA